A genomic window from bacterium BMS3Abin14 includes:
- the gbuA gene encoding glycine betaine/carnitine transport ATP-binding protein GbuA yields the protein MIEPDALPSESMDDGETILEARGLWKVFGENPRRFFDSKFKDESKDKIQNEMGLVVGLRDISFEVRKGEIFVIMGLSGSGKSTLIRCLIRLVEPTAGEIRIAGREICSLDAKGLMKFRRRSTAMVFQAFGLLPHYTVLENVAYGLKIRGMPLEKRMNVAQAAVETVGLKGWESYLPSSLSGGMQQRVGLARAFAADPDIMLLDEPFSGLDPLIRRQMQDELIQLQSELQKTMIFVTHDVQEALKIADRIAIMQDGRIIQIGTPEEIIAEPATDYVQEFVKDAFPATVLTAGTIMEDPEADIHVWQGPKAAYALIRRSKMDFAFVLDKAHRAVGVLKQDTVRKLVNDGNDSIASGMVTDFETCTTDMTVEELFPLATASPFPIAVLDDDEKLLGYIRNHTIIESMIQEGHPEDAENRNV from the coding sequence GTGATCGAGCCCGACGCTTTGCCGTCCGAGTCCATGGACGACGGGGAAACCATACTGGAGGCCCGTGGTCTCTGGAAGGTTTTTGGGGAGAACCCCCGCCGCTTCTTCGACTCCAAGTTCAAAGACGAATCAAAAGACAAGATCCAGAACGAAATGGGGCTGGTGGTCGGCCTCCGTGACATCTCCTTCGAGGTCCGAAAGGGTGAGATCTTCGTCATCATGGGGCTTTCCGGAAGCGGGAAGTCCACTCTGATCCGCTGCCTGATCCGGCTTGTCGAGCCCACCGCCGGTGAGATCCGCATCGCCGGCCGCGAGATCTGCTCATTGGACGCCAAGGGCCTGATGAAGTTTCGTCGACGGTCAACCGCCATGGTCTTTCAGGCGTTCGGCCTTCTGCCCCACTATACGGTCCTTGAAAACGTCGCCTACGGTCTGAAGATTCGCGGGATGCCCCTTGAAAAACGGATGAATGTGGCCCAGGCAGCAGTGGAAACCGTGGGTTTGAAGGGATGGGAGAGTTATCTGCCCTCCTCTTTAAGCGGCGGAATGCAGCAGCGGGTCGGTCTTGCACGGGCCTTCGCCGCTGATCCTGACATCATGCTCCTCGACGAGCCTTTCAGCGGCCTGGATCCTCTCATACGCCGACAGATGCAGGACGAGCTGATCCAACTGCAAAGTGAGCTTCAAAAGACCATGATCTTCGTGACTCATGACGTTCAGGAGGCCCTCAAAATCGCCGATCGAATCGCTATCATGCAGGACGGGAGGATCATCCAGATCGGCACCCCCGAAGAAATCATCGCAGAACCAGCCACCGATTATGTTCAGGAATTTGTAAAGGACGCATTTCCCGCCACTGTCCTCACCGCCGGGACTATCATGGAGGACCCGGAAGCCGATATTCATGTCTGGCAGGGACCCAAGGCTGCCTACGCTCTTATTCGCCGCAGCAAAATGGATTTTGCCTTCGTCCTCGACAAGGCCCACAGGGCCGTGGGCGTCCTGAAACAGGATACGGTGAGAAAACTTGTTAATGACGGTAACGACTCAATTGCATCCGGGATGGTCACCGATTTTGAGACCTGCACCACCGACATGACGGTGGAAGAACTCTTTCCCCTGGCTACCGCAAGCCCCTTCCCCATAGCCGTCCTCGATGATGATGAAAAGCTTCTCGGATATATCCGCAATCACACCATCATTGAAAGCATGATCCAGGAGGGTCACCCTGAGGACGCGGAGAACCGGAATGTTTGA
- the proW gene encoding glycine betaine/L-proline transport system permease protein ProW: protein MFEFPKQLYLPLEKWIDSLMDWIMTHTAGFFDIIGNALLQVLIVIEKFLLWLPWPVVLIFTAVLAWRTMGRWWHGVIMAALIFFIGVFGYWDDSMRTLAVVIASVAVSLVIGFPAGILMARSNRFRAILHPILDGMQTMPSFVYLIPAMMLFGLGKVPAVFATVIYAVPPIIRLTNVGIRGVPESVVEAARSFGASNRQILFDVQLPLAFPSIMVGVSQTTMMALAMVVIASMIGARGLGLEVLKAINRIEIGHGFTAGLSIVFLAIVIDRITNAFAMKQQKHLG, encoded by the coding sequence ATGTTTGAGTTTCCAAAACAACTTTATTTACCCCTGGAGAAGTGGATCGATTCCCTGATGGACTGGATCATGACCCACACCGCCGGTTTTTTCGACATCATCGGGAACGCTCTCCTGCAGGTCCTCATTGTCATCGAGAAGTTCCTCCTCTGGCTGCCGTGGCCGGTGGTTCTCATCTTTACTGCCGTGCTGGCCTGGAGGACCATGGGGAGATGGTGGCACGGCGTGATAATGGCGGCTTTGATCTTCTTCATTGGAGTCTTCGGTTACTGGGATGATTCCATGAGGACCCTTGCCGTGGTCATCGCCTCGGTGGCGGTGTCCCTTGTCATCGGCTTCCCCGCCGGGATACTCATGGCCCGCAGCAACCGTTTTCGGGCGATCCTTCACCCGATCCTTGACGGAATGCAGACCATGCCCAGTTTTGTCTACCTGATCCCGGCCATGATGCTTTTCGGCCTTGGAAAAGTGCCGGCTGTGTTTGCCACCGTGATCTACGCTGTTCCTCCCATTATCCGTCTCACTAACGTGGGCATCCGTGGAGTCCCGGAGAGCGTGGTGGAAGCGGCCAGGTCTTTCGGCGCAAGCAACCGTCAGATCCTTTTTGACGTTCAGCTGCCCCTGGCCTTTCCCAGTATCATGGTGGGGGTGAGCCAGACGACCATGATGGCACTGGCCATGGTGGTCATCGCCTCCATGATCGGCGCCAGAGGACTGGGCCTGGAAGTCCTCAAGGCAATCAACCGCATAGAGATCGGCCACGGGTTTACGGCGGGTCTCAGCATCGTCTTCCTGGCCATCGTCATAGACCGGATCACAAATGCCTTCGCCATGAAGCAGCAAAAACACCTGGGTTGA
- the cmpR gene encoding HTH-type transcriptional activator CmpR, which yields MDVNLSSLRTFLTVAKFRGITKALGELHLTQPAVSRQIQGLEEYLGTQLFLRKGRFLAITEAGQILEQYSIRVFQLLTDAQKAIDGLKGLIRGHLRISAATTIGIYMIPDVLGEFKSEHPGIEISLAISNKEEVIRQVRDGIVELGFVMPPVPFPELAMDKYLEDDMVLIVSPQHRFATMETVSTKTLTEDMFILRERGTGTREIIEEELRRTGVSLVHTMDLGSTEAIKKTVAANLGVAFVSSRAVTLEVMVGNLCAVRVSDLNFRRRSYMLYLPNSPLSPAAEGFRLFLSESRDKLERAAGLPVLPSSPTGKKISRGRD from the coding sequence ATGGATGTGAATCTTTCCAGCCTCCGCACTTTCTTGACGGTTGCCAAATTCCGGGGAATTACCAAGGCCTTGGGAGAGCTTCATCTCACCCAGCCCGCCGTTTCCCGACAGATCCAAGGCCTTGAAGAGTATCTCGGCACGCAACTTTTCCTCCGGAAAGGACGATTTCTCGCCATCACGGAAGCGGGACAGATCCTGGAACAATACTCCATCCGAGTGTTTCAGCTCCTGACGGATGCGCAGAAGGCTATCGACGGCCTGAAGGGGCTGATCCGAGGACATCTCCGGATCAGCGCCGCCACCACTATCGGAATCTACATGATTCCCGACGTGCTGGGAGAGTTCAAATCGGAACACCCGGGGATCGAGATCAGTCTTGCCATCTCGAACAAGGAAGAGGTTATTCGTCAGGTGAGGGACGGTATTGTGGAACTGGGATTTGTCATGCCGCCTGTTCCCTTTCCGGAACTTGCCATGGACAAGTATCTGGAGGATGATATGGTGTTGATAGTTTCCCCTCAGCACCGGTTTGCCACCATGGAAACCGTATCGACCAAGACCCTCACCGAGGACATGTTCATCCTCCGGGAGAGAGGCACCGGGACCAGGGAGATTATCGAAGAGGAGTTGCGGCGGACAGGCGTTTCCTTGGTGCACACGATGGACCTTGGGAGCACGGAGGCCATCAAGAAGACGGTGGCCGCGAACCTCGGCGTTGCCTTCGTCTCATCAAGGGCGGTAACCTTGGAAGTCATGGTCGGGAACCTTTGCGCCGTCCGGGTATCCGACCTCAATTTCCGTCGCAGGAGCTACATGCTGTATCTTCCGAACAGTCCGCTGAGCCCGGCTGCTGAAGGATTCCGGCTGTTCCTTTCCGAGAGTCGCGACAAACTGGAAAGGGCCGCGGGTCTTCCCGTCCTTCCGTCAAGCCCAACGGGGAAGAAAATATCCCGTGGGAGGGATTGA
- a CDS encoding inosine 5'-monophosphate dehydrogenase codes for MFVFLILIPPCLGKNVILSKVKPMVTSGRTAKDIMTSPVCTVQPVDSLEKVIDVICRRCVSGVPVVEGKGHLIGLISEHDILHAMYPGNVDTQEKPPSRRAAQSLRNVSKLLARDIMVTQVITAHPETEPLRLASIMALQKIRRIPIVEGETLVGIVSYGDVCRAIFGMRGFGDKSSGPGS; via the coding sequence ATGTTTGTTTTTCTGATACTCATTCCCCCATGCTTGGGAAAGAACGTTATTCTTTCAAAGGTGAAGCCCATGGTTACCAGCGGACGGACAGCCAAGGACATCATGACCTCTCCGGTATGTACGGTTCAGCCGGTGGATTCTCTGGAGAAGGTGATCGACGTGATCTGCCGGCGCTGTGTCAGCGGGGTCCCCGTGGTGGAGGGAAAGGGACACTTGATCGGACTGATCTCGGAACACGACATCCTCCACGCCATGTATCCCGGCAACGTCGACACCCAGGAAAAACCGCCCAGTCGACGGGCCGCGCAAAGCCTGAGAAACGTAAGCAAACTCCTTGCACGAGACATCATGGTTACGCAGGTCATCACCGCGCATCCGGAAACTGAACCCCTTCGACTGGCATCAATCATGGCCCTGCAAAAGATCCGCCGCATTCCTATCGTCGAGGGGGAAACACTTGTAGGGATCGTCAGCTACGGGGACGTGTGCAGGGCTATCTTCGGGATGCGGGGCTTCGGCGACAAGTCGTCGGGGCCCGGATCATGA